The following proteins are encoded in a genomic region of Acidobacteriota bacterium:
- a CDS encoding glycosyltransferase family 2 protein, with translation MKLSIVIPVYNEEKTILDIVRRVDGVDLGDIAKEIVLVNDCSKDGTAAKLALLENQPNVRVLHHARNQGKGAALRTGFEAATGDMVIIQDADLEYDPDEYPRLLKPIIEGKADVVFGSRFSGGESHRVLYFWHSVGNRFLTLVSNMLTDLNLTDMEVCYKVFRREILHKIRIEENRFGFEPEITAKVAKLRCRVYEVGVSYAGRTYQEGKKIGWKDGFRALWCIVKYNLLRRAPKAGRTVQAGREGKAEPVGDDGPQAGGDQS, from the coding sequence GTGAAGCTGTCCATCGTCATCCCGGTCTACAACGAGGAGAAGACCATCCTGGACATCGTGCGCCGCGTGGACGGCGTGGATCTGGGGGACATCGCCAAAGAGATCGTCCTGGTCAACGACTGCTCGAAGGACGGCACCGCGGCGAAACTCGCGCTACTGGAGAACCAGCCCAACGTCCGCGTCCTCCACCACGCGAGGAACCAGGGGAAGGGCGCCGCCCTTCGCACCGGTTTCGAGGCGGCCACGGGCGACATGGTCATCATCCAGGACGCGGACCTGGAGTACGACCCCGACGAGTACCCCCGCCTGCTCAAGCCCATCATCGAGGGGAAGGCCGACGTGGTCTTCGGTTCGCGATTTTCGGGGGGCGAGTCCCACCGGGTGCTCTATTTCTGGCACTCGGTGGGGAACCGCTTCCTGACGCTGGTGTCCAACATGCTCACCGACCTGAACCTCACCGACATGGAGGTCTGTTACAAGGTCTTCCGCCGGGAGATCCTCCACAAGATCCGCATCGAGGAGAACCGCTTCGGCTTCGAGCCCGAGATCACCGCCAAGGTGGCCAAGCTGCGCTGCCGTGTCTACGAAGTGGGGGTCTCCTACGCGGGGCGGACCTACCAGGAGGGGAAGAAGATCGGGTGGAAGGACGGCTTCCGCGCCCTGTGGTGCATCGTCAAGTACAACCTCCTCCGACGCGCCCCGAAGGCGGGTCGAACCGTGCAAGCCGGACGGGAAGGCAAAGCGGAACCGGTCGGGGATGACGGCCCGCAAGCCGGGGGCGATCAGTCCTGA
- a CDS encoding 4-alpha-glucanotransferase, which yields MAGHETMIAEALRILGVDNLVLAVHDACFPGLPGQDTGRGTPCSEGAGRFLRFVRDLGFTGLQFGPQGQTSDINASPYDGTVFSRNILSIALHRFAEEEPWGELLGPHTLERWAWGRPAGSEHRTSYRYAFAAARACLQEIYDNWRRRVSAKTPDHPTRDMDHAFRAFREENRFWLERDSLYAALVAEYRGAAWIFWPTTGPGSLDRRLWAPLPGEETSVRDRVAALRAKYAHLLEEYCFRQFLAHDQHRELRQTAAGLRLKLYGDLQIGISVSDAWAWQSLYMTDYLMGAPPSRTNPEGQPWNFPVLDPRKYRVGGRPGPALELMRARMDKTFAEYDGVRLDHPHGHICPWVYRADDPDPLHAVQNGARLFCSPDLPDHPALASLAIPRPGQINRSPGVARYADEWVKALEPAQVERYSVLFDVIVEAAHCHGRRTGDILAEVLSTMPYPLGEVLKRYGLGRFRVTQKANLQNPEDVYRTENARSADWVMTGNHDTPPLRLLAERWHGTPAAAEQAAYLGAKLCPDASARPAFVETLEADPGALVRAKFADLLACPARNVMVFFTDLFGMREIYNAPGTVNESNWMLRVPEDYAAEYERRRQEGFALDIPRTAALALRARGLAPDLATRLEQGAPPARP from the coding sequence ATGGCCGGCCATGAAACGATGATCGCGGAAGCGTTGCGAATCCTGGGGGTGGACAACCTGGTCCTGGCGGTTCACGACGCGTGTTTCCCCGGGCTCCCGGGCCAGGACACCGGGCGCGGGACCCCTTGTTCCGAGGGGGCGGGGCGCTTTCTCCGCTTCGTCCGGGACCTGGGGTTCACGGGTCTGCAGTTCGGCCCCCAGGGACAGACCAGCGACATCAACGCTTCCCCGTACGACGGGACCGTCTTCTCCCGGAACATCCTGTCGATCGCCCTTCACCGCTTCGCGGAGGAGGAACCCTGGGGCGAACTCCTCGGCCCGCACACCCTCGAACGGTGGGCGTGGGGGAGGCCCGCCGGGTCGGAACACCGGACGTCCTACCGTTACGCTTTCGCCGCGGCCCGGGCCTGCCTCCAGGAGATCTACGACAACTGGCGCCGGAGGGTGTCGGCGAAAACCCCCGACCACCCGACCCGGGACATGGACCACGCGTTTCGGGCCTTCCGGGAGGAGAACCGCTTCTGGCTGGAGCGGGACAGCCTCTACGCGGCCCTGGTGGCGGAGTACCGGGGCGCGGCGTGGATCTTCTGGCCGACGACGGGGCCCGGAAGCCTGGACCGCCGTCTCTGGGCCCCTCTCCCCGGCGAGGAGACCTCCGTCAGGGACCGCGTGGCCGCCCTCCGGGCGAAGTACGCCCACCTCCTGGAAGAGTACTGTTTCCGTCAGTTCCTCGCGCATGACCAGCACCGGGAGCTTCGCCAGACGGCGGCGGGCCTGCGGCTGAAGCTCTACGGCGACCTGCAGATCGGGATCTCGGTCTCGGACGCCTGGGCCTGGCAGTCGCTGTACATGACCGATTACCTCATGGGCGCGCCGCCCAGCCGGACCAACCCCGAGGGGCAGCCCTGGAACTTCCCCGTGCTGGACCCGCGGAAGTACCGGGTCGGCGGTCGGCCGGGGCCGGCCCTCGAACTGATGCGGGCACGGATGGACAAGACCTTCGCCGAGTACGACGGGGTACGGCTGGACCACCCCCACGGCCACATCTGCCCGTGGGTCTACCGGGCCGACGACCCCGACCCGCTCCACGCCGTTCAGAACGGCGCCCGGCTGTTCTGTTCCCCCGATCTTCCCGATCACCCCGCCCTGGCGTCCCTGGCCATCCCCCGTCCCGGACAGATCAACCGGTCTCCCGGGGTGGCCCGCTACGCGGACGAGTGGGTGAAGGCGCTCGAACCGGCGCAGGTGGAGCGTTACAGCGTTCTCTTCGACGTCATCGTGGAGGCGGCGCACTGTCACGGCCGGCGGACCGGCGACATCCTGGCCGAGGTCCTCAGCACCATGCCGTACCCCCTCGGTGAGGTCCTGAAACGGTACGGGCTCGGGCGATTCCGCGTGACCCAGAAAGCGAACCTGCAGAACCCGGAGGACGTCTACCGGACCGAAAACGCCCGGAGCGCGGACTGGGTCATGACGGGCAACCACGACACCCCGCCCCTGCGGCTGCTGGCGGAGCGGTGGCACGGTACCCCAGCGGCCGCCGAGCAGGCCGCCTACCTCGGGGCGAAACTCTGCCCCGACGCGTCCGCCCGCCCCGCCTTCGTCGAAACGCTGGAAGCGGACCCCGGGGCGCTGGTCCGGGCCAAGTTCGCCGACCTCCTGGCCTGCCCCGCGCGGAATGTCATGGTCTTCTTCACGGACCTCTTCGGCATGCGGGAGATCTACAACGCCCCGGGGACCGTGAACGAGAGCAACTGGATGCTCAGGGTCCCCGAGGATTACGCCGCGGAGTACGAGAGGCGCAGGCAGGAAGGCTTCGCCCTGGACATCCCCCGGACGGCGGCCCTGGCCCTGAGGGCCCGGGGTCTCGCGCCCGACCTGGCGACCCGCCTGGAGCAAGGCGCCCCGCCGGCACGGCCCTGA
- a CDS encoding lipocalin family protein: MRYSIVVLLVGAVILLVTSSGCLGIPEGVRAVTGFKLDRYLGKWYEVARLDHSFERGLSRVTADYSLRPDGGVKVLNRGYNAGKGKWKEAEGKAFPLESPETGRFKVSFFGPFYASYNIIDLDADNYAWALVCGPKRNYLWILSRTPSLERAVRDRLVEKARAWGFPVDQLIWVEHRQ, from the coding sequence ATGCGTTACTCCATTGTGGTGCTTCTCGTCGGGGCGGTGATCCTCCTGGTGACCTCGTCGGGCTGCCTGGGGATCCCGGAGGGGGTCCGGGCCGTCACCGGTTTCAAGCTGGATCGGTATCTCGGCAAGTGGTACGAGGTTGCCCGTCTGGACCACTCCTTCGAGCGCGGGCTTTCCCGGGTCACCGCCGATTACTCCCTCCGCCCGGACGGCGGGGTCAAGGTCCTCAACCGGGGTTACAACGCCGGGAAGGGGAAGTGGAAGGAAGCCGAGGGGAAGGCCTTCCCCCTCGAATCCCCGGAAACGGGCCGTTTCAAGGTGTCCTTTTTCGGCCCTTTCTACGCCAGTTACAACATCATCGACCTGGACGCGGACAACTATGCCTGGGCCCTGGTCTGCGGTCCGAAGCGGAATTATCTCTGGATCCTCTCCCGCACGCCGTCCCTTGAACGTGCCGTTCGGGACCGGTTGGTGGAAAAGGCCCGGGCCTGGGGCTTCCCCGTGGACCAGTTGATCTGGGTGGAGCACCGGCAGTGA
- a CDS encoding proline dehydrogenase family protein, protein MSLKQRLVNLTPGRLVRLFAAPYIAGDSAAKAVETARTLWDSRGVRSTLDLLGEDLREDGEGERSLAAYHRLLEILGPQPFATLSLKPTQFAAGGEPGPYRRRIGEIARAALSKGIGVTLDMEDHRFTDLTLGVYRDLLPEVPGLGTVLQSRLHRTREDILALRGLAARVRICIGIYLEPPDIALRQKPAMKERLVEFTGLLLDGGHYVEIATHDEAVLDRALAVAERLNPRRDRFEVQMLLGVPRLRVQDELVRRGVRVRLYVPYAENWKDAVGYCKRRLAANPSMGAQVLRNLFRR, encoded by the coding sequence TTGAGCCTGAAGCAGCGCCTGGTCAACCTGACGCCGGGGCGTCTCGTCCGCCTGTTCGCCGCCCCCTACATTGCCGGGGACAGCGCCGCGAAGGCTGTGGAGACCGCCCGTACGCTGTGGGACTCGCGCGGGGTCCGGTCGACCCTCGACCTGCTGGGGGAAGACCTCCGGGAGGACGGGGAAGGGGAGCGGTCCCTCGCCGCCTACCACCGCTTGCTCGAGATCCTGGGCCCCCAGCCTTTCGCCACCCTCTCCCTCAAGCCCACCCAGTTCGCCGCGGGCGGAGAACCGGGACCCTACCGCCGGCGCATCGGGGAGATTGCGCGGGCGGCGCTCTCGAAGGGCATCGGCGTGACCCTCGACATGGAGGATCACCGCTTCACCGACCTGACGCTCGGGGTCTACCGCGACCTCCTGCCCGAGGTCCCCGGGCTCGGGACCGTCCTTCAGTCGCGCCTCCACCGGACCCGGGAGGACATTCTCGCGCTCCGGGGGCTTGCGGCGAGGGTCCGGATCTGCATCGGCATCTACCTCGAACCGCCCGACATCGCGCTTCGGCAGAAGCCCGCCATGAAGGAGCGGCTGGTCGAGTTCACGGGGCTCCTGCTCGACGGGGGGCATTACGTGGAGATCGCCACCCACGACGAGGCGGTCCTGGACCGGGCCCTCGCGGTGGCCGAGCGCCTCAACCCCCGGCGGGACCGTTTCGAGGTCCAGATGCTGCTGGGGGTCCCGCGGCTGCGCGTCCAGGACGAACTGGTCCGCCGGGGGGTTCGGGTGCGCCTGTACGTCCCCTACGCCGAGAACTGGAAGGACGCCGTGGGCTACTGCAAGCGCCGCCTCGCCGCCAACCCGTCCATGGGCGCCCAGGTGCTGCGCAACCTCTTCCGCCGTTAG